A genome region from Rhodopseudomonas boonkerdii includes the following:
- a CDS encoding glutathione S-transferase family protein translates to MYTLYHHAFCPHSRFIRLVLGEYGLDLTLMDERPWDRREDFLKLNPAGTTPVLVSDDMPPVPGAGIIAEYIDEVHGLAAKDRRLLPTSMAERIEVRRLMAWFNEKFFEEASGPLVTERIYKRFMSEDIGGGAPSMDVIRAANANVRYHLAYIGWLARTRNFLAGDRLTYADLVAAAHLSAIDYLGDVPWSEDDAAKAWYARIKSRPSFRPLLSEWLAGVPASRTYVDLDF, encoded by the coding sequence ATGTACACGCTCTATCATCACGCCTTCTGTCCGCATTCGCGCTTCATTCGCCTTGTTCTTGGCGAATATGGCCTGGACTTGACACTGATGGACGAGCGGCCGTGGGATCGGCGTGAGGATTTTCTGAAGCTCAATCCGGCTGGAACCACACCCGTTCTCGTTTCCGACGATATGCCGCCTGTTCCCGGCGCCGGTATCATCGCCGAATATATTGACGAAGTGCATGGGCTTGCGGCGAAAGATCGCCGGTTGCTGCCGACCTCCATGGCGGAACGTATCGAAGTGCGACGCCTGATGGCCTGGTTCAACGAGAAGTTCTTCGAGGAAGCGTCCGGCCCACTCGTCACAGAACGCATCTACAAGCGCTTCATGAGTGAAGATATCGGCGGCGGCGCACCGTCAATGGATGTGATTCGCGCAGCCAACGCCAATGTGCGCTATCATCTGGCATATATCGGCTGGCTGGCGCGGACGCGAAACTTCCTGGCTGGCGACCGGCTAACCTATGCGGATCTGGTCGCGGCAGCGCATCTGTCGGCGATCGATTATCTGGGCGATGTGCCATGGAGCGAGGACGACGCAGCGAAGGCTTGGTACGCACGGATCAAATCGCGTCCGTCGTTCCGACCGCTGCTGAGCGAGTGGCTGGCGGGCGTGCCGGCTTCGCGGACCTATGTGGATCTCGATTTCTGA